In the Vogesella sp. XCS3 genome, CAGCTGCCCCAGTTGCTGTCGACCGGCATCGATACTGCCACCGCCCAGCTGCTGCAGCGCCTGAGGGCTGCTGTCTACCAGTGCTGTCAGTTCGGCGTGGTAACCGCTTGCCTTGTCGTCCCACGCGGTGGTGACGATGGAGGTGGCAAAGGCGCCGGACAGCGTACGCATGAAGCTCATCAGGCCGGCGGCCGACGCCATTTCTTCCGGTTCCACGCTGGCCATGGCCAGGCCGGTGAGCGGCACAAAGAAAAACGGCATGCCCAGGCCCTGGAACAGCAAGGGCAGCGCCACTTGCCAGAAATCCATGTCGGTAGTGGCAAAGCTGCGGTACAGGGTGACCGCCCCCAGCCACATCACGCCGGCAAATACAAGCGGGCGCGGGTCCATCTTTTGCGACAGCTGCGCGGCCAACGGCGCCACCAGCACCGCCAGAATGCCGCTCATCGCGGTGGCGTGGCCGGCCTCGGTGGCGGTGTAGCCCATATAGGCCTGCAGCCACTGCGGCGTCAGCACCGTGGCGCCAAAGAACGAGCCGAACGCCAGCGAAATGGTGGCCACGCTCACCCAGTAGCCGCGGTGGCGGAACACACGCAGGTTCACTACCGGGTTGCGCTCGGTCAGCTCCCAGATCATAAAGGCGGCAAAGCCGATGGCGCTGACCACGGCCAGGCCCACGATGATGGGCGAGCCGAACCAGTCCAGGTTCTTGCCTTCGTCGATCATGATCTGGAACGCGCCCACCCACAGCACCAGCAGCGCCAGGCCTATGGTGTCAAAACGCATCTTCATGAGGGGGCTCTGGTAGCGTTTCAGCAGCCCCCAGCCAAAGTAGCCGCAGGCAATGGCAATGGGCACGTTGATGTAGAAGATCCACGGCCAGCTGGCTTCGTCGCACAACCAGCCACCCAGAATGGGGCCCATGATCGGCGCCACCAGCGTGGTCATGCTCCACAGGCCGATGGCGGCACCGGCTTTTTCCTTGGGGAAGATCTGCAGCAGTAGTGTCTGCGACATCGGCATCAGCGGGCCGCCGGCCAGGCCTTGCAGCACGCGGAACAGGATCAGCATTTCCAGCGAGGTGGCCATACCGCACAGCAACGAAAACACGCCGAACAGTATCATGGCACCGGCAAACAGCCGTACGGTGCCAAAGCGTGCTGCCAGCCAGCCGGTAAGCGGTACGGTAATGGCCTCGGCCACTGCGTACGAGGTAATGACGTAAGTGCCCTGGCTGGACGACACGCCCAGGCTGCCGGCGATATTGGGTACCGACACGTTGGCGATGGTGGTGTCCAGCACGGCCACGAAGTTGGCCGCGGCCAGCAGCAGGGCCGCCAGCCATAGCTGGCCACCTTGCAGCGGCACAATCGGCGCAGAAGCGGGTGGGGAGTGGGGCGCAGACATGCGGCTTCCTTATTCGCTACGGGTATCGATGGTGGCGGTCATCGACAGCCCCACTTGCAGCGGGTGCTGGCGCAGCTCGGCCGGGTCCAGCGCAATGCGTACCGGTACGCGCTGCACCACCTTGATCCAGTTGCCGGTGGCGTTCTGCGCCGGGATGGTGGCAAACGCCGCGCCGGAGCCGCCAGCCAGGCCGGCTACCTTGCCGTGGTATTCCACCTCGCTGCCGTACAAGTCGGCTTTCAGCGTGACCGGCTGGCCGATGCGCACGGTGCGCAGCTGGCCTTCCTTGAAGTTGGCATCCACGTGTACGGCTTGCAGCGGCACTACTGACAACAGCTGGCTGCCGGCCTGCACGCGCTGGCCCAGCTGCACCTGGCGTTTGGCCACCACGCCGTCTACCGGGGCGCGGATCACGGTGCGCGCCAGATCCACGCGGGCCTGGTCACGCTTGGCGCGCGCCAGTGTTACTTCCGGGTTGGTGTCCACGCTGGTGTTACGGGTCAGGGTCTGGTTGGCTTTCAGGCTGCCTTCGGCGGCGCGCAGGTTGGCCGCACTCTGTTTGGCGGCCGCTTCGGCGGCCTGGTACGCTGCCTCGGCCACGTTCAGCGCACTGCGGGCATTGCTGACTTCCTCGCCGGACACCGAGCCGTTTTTGGCCAGTGCCTGGCGCCGGTTGTAGTCCAGCCGCGCGCGTTCCAGCTCGGCCTGTGCCGATGCCAGCTGTGCCTGGCTGCGCACCTGCTCGGCAGCGCGGGCCTGGACTTGTGCGCCCAGACCCTCGTCGCTGGCCAGATAGCCCTGTACGCGGCGCTGGGCGCGCGCCAGCTCGGCTTCGGCCTGCGCCAGCGCCAGGCGGGCGTCGGTATCGTCCAGCAGCACCAGCACGTCGCCGCGTTTTACCGCCTGGGTATCCACTACGGACACCTGGCGTACGGTGCCGCTCACCTCGGGGGTGAGCTGCGCCATTTCGGCAGCTACGTAGGCGTTGTCGGTGCTGACATGGTGGGACGCTACCAGGTACCAGTAGCTGCCGTAGGCCAGCGCGCCGACGGCGACCACGCCGCCCAGCAGGGTAAACAGGGTTTTGCGGCGTGCCGCCGGCTTGGCCGCATCGGCCGGGATGTCTTGCGCGGGCAGGGCTTGGGTGTGTTCGCTCATGATGTGCTTTCTCTCAATCGGTGTTGTCGGGTCAGGTCGGCTAGGGCCTGTTAACGCTATTTTTGATGCGGCGGCGCTTGTCAGGTGGCGGCAATGCGCGAAAAACCAGGCGCAGCAGGGCGATCCCTGCCAGCACGGTTTGACAAAGCAGTGCCCCGCATGGCGCGCGCCCCGAAGGGCAGGCCCGATAAGCTTCCCACTGCGGCGTTGTCAGGCTTGCGCTGGGAACCACCCAGCGCATCGCCCTCCGCCTGGCATTGGAAAACTTCTCGAGCCTGCGCCGCAGCAAGAAATAGTGTTAACAGGCCCTACTGGTCGCTACCCAGCGCCTTGGTCAGGGCGATGTCCAGCTGTGCCTGCTGGCTTTGCAGCTGGGTCAGCGTGCGGCGGGCGGCAATCACGCTGTCTTCGGCATTCAGTACGTCCAGATAGCTGGCCAGGCCGCCCTGGTAGCGGTCGTGGGTGAGCTCCCACGCCCGTTCGGCCGCCTCGGTGGCCTGCTGGCGCTGTGCCAGCTGTGCGGCCAACCCTTGCTGGCGGGTGTACGCCTGGGCGATGTCCTGTAGCGCTTGCAGCAGGGTCTGGTTGTAGCTGGCAACGGCGTTGTCGTATTCGCCGCGAGCACTGCGGTAGCTGCCTTGCAGCGCGTCCTGGCGGAACAGCGGCAGGCTGATGGCCGGGCCGAAACCGGCAATGCCGGAGCCGGCACGGGTCAGCGCATCCAGCCCCAGGCTCTGCGCGCCGACGTAGGCGCTCAGGTTGACGTTAGGGTAGAAGCCGGCACGGGCAACCTGGACGCGGCTGGCGGCGGCTTCGGCACGCAGGCGGGCGGCGGCG is a window encoding:
- a CDS encoding DHA2 family efflux MFS transporter permease subunit; translation: MSAPHSPPASAPIVPLQGGQLWLAALLLAAANFVAVLDTTIANVSVPNIAGSLGVSSSQGTYVITSYAVAEAITVPLTGWLAARFGTVRLFAGAMILFGVFSLLCGMATSLEMLILFRVLQGLAGGPLMPMSQTLLLQIFPKEKAGAAIGLWSMTTLVAPIMGPILGGWLCDEASWPWIFYINVPIAIACGYFGWGLLKRYQSPLMKMRFDTIGLALLVLWVGAFQIMIDEGKNLDWFGSPIIVGLAVVSAIGFAAFMIWELTERNPVVNLRVFRHRGYWVSVATISLAFGSFFGATVLTPQWLQAYMGYTATEAGHATAMSGILAVLVAPLAAQLSQKMDPRPLVFAGVMWLGAVTLYRSFATTDMDFWQVALPLLFQGLGMPFFFVPLTGLAMASVEPEEMASAAGLMSFMRTLSGAFATSIVTTAWDDKASGYHAELTALVDSSPQALQQLGGGSIDAGRQQLGQLIQSQSIMLSTNELFWLSGLSFVLAACMIWLAPRPTRVADTSQAH
- a CDS encoding HlyD family efflux transporter periplasmic adaptor subunit, encoding MSEHTQALPAQDIPADAAKPAARRKTLFTLLGGVVAVGALAYGSYWYLVASHHVSTDNAYVAAEMAQLTPEVSGTVRQVSVVDTQAVKRGDVLVLLDDTDARLALAQAEAELARAQRRVQGYLASDEGLGAQVQARAAEQVRSQAQLASAQAELERARLDYNRRQALAKNGSVSGEEVSNARSALNVAEAAYQAAEAAAKQSAANLRAAEGSLKANQTLTRNTSVDTNPEVTLARAKRDQARVDLARTVIRAPVDGVVAKRQVQLGQRVQAGSQLLSVVPLQAVHVDANFKEGQLRTVRIGQPVTLKADLYGSEVEYHGKVAGLAGGSGAAFATIPAQNATGNWIKVVQRVPVRIALDPAELRQHPLQVGLSMTATIDTRSE